The genome window TTATGGAGTGATAATGAAGAGTGTGCCTACATCCACTATAGGTACACAACTTATTCAGGTGGGCTGCAAGAGGAGTGCTGGGATGAAATTGATTTGCTTTGCAACACCTTGTTGTTACGAGAATGTGCAGGAGAAAAACTGGTTTTAGCTAGAACTTATGTTACTAACTTATAAGTATTTGTATAATTGAGTACTTGGATTTGAGAGCtaagaaagaaggaaaatgtgAACTGCTGATATCAAATGTGTTGTATTTATGAGAAACGAAAGTATTCTTTTCATGCCCCTTCAAATGACTCTTTATAAGTAATATATTGTACCAAATCTATCCATAGATATTTGGGAATTACAGCATTTTCAGTTATATCTGCTTGTTTTCTTGAGTTGTTGCTACTACCTCTAGATTTGTCGAACTTATAAGGTTTAAAAGAGAAATCTAGAAATGTTCAGGTATGGTTGTTAGAACGAATTTTTCCTCCCACGAAATTTCCTAAATTAATGAATCATTTTAATGTATTAATAGATACATTGGGTATGTTGTTCTTCTTGATAAAAGTTAACTGCGACTTGGTTATAGTGGTGGCCGGTGGGTATCACGGGTAAATGTTTGGATTGACTTTTAAGCCGGTTAAATCAGTTTTTAAGCTCTTTTTAATTTAGttcagtgtttgataaaattacAAAATGCTTTTTAATTTTCTTCAGTGTTTGAGAAAATTACAAAATGCTTAAAACAAGTCAAAAACAGTACGACTGAACAACCCCAACTAACTGCTTTTTGGTTTAAAAAAGTAACTTTTTTAAAGCGAATCCAAGCATGCTGTTAGTCAAATATAATCTGAAACAACTTTGGACGAACAAaataaatactaattttcccaccTCAAATACCAGTTTAGCgtatttgttcttaatagtagtTGTCTTCTttatcaaataaatatttttaggaTGAACCACGCAAAGACAGGAAAAAAGGAAATAATACACAGTAACAAGGAAGTAAGTTCTTCAATTACTTGAAACCAAACAACCACCACTTCCAAAACATAGGTTAAAATACCAGAAGCAGAGATGCTCATGTTACAAACCACACAACGACTTGTATACAATAACAAGAACCCAAACATTGTTCAGACTCCATACTATTTCTTATTAGAGAGGAAAAAACACATAATTTCCCCTGTTTTCAACAGACACAAGAACTATAAACTAGACATTTTTAAAACTATAGTTATTTTTTGTCTTAGCCAATAAAGGCAAACATCCATCTCTGCTTAAATAAGATTTAATTTGTTCATTTAGAACAAGTGCAGGGGTTACACTTGCAGTCAGATCCACATTTGCAACCATTTTCAGCAGCAGGAGATTCACCCATTTCCATAGTGCCGAAGCTTGTCTTCTCAGGTCCCACCCCAAGCACCAaagtctcggttgtggtgctctCGTTGTAGCTCAAATCTGGGTACATCTTGCATCTGCCAACCAAAATTCAACAAACACAAAAAGTTAAGAAATTTTTCTACCATAAAACAACAAACCAATGTGATAAGTGGAGTCGGGGAAAAGGTGGGCAGGGACGTATCTAGGGTAAGGGGCTGGGTTCATCTAAACTCATGGTCCTCTccctaaaatatatataataatattatatttctttaaaaatattaaaatatatgtGTGCACCATGCTTAGACTCTTATGGTGCAATAATTATTACGTGCACCTCTTCAAGATTCAAATCCCACTCAGAACGACCTTTTTTTTGGCAcagagtacaacaacaacaaaaaaaaccaGTACGATCCACCTCTTTGTCCTACCTTTGTGGGACAAAGAGAGGCTATTTCGGGTAAAAACTCAGGCTTTTCTACCACACAACACAATCattttgcaataataatacccaacacaAACATATAGACAAATCCAAAACCTAAAGTCAGTAAGTTTAGAACTTGTTATAtgcacaattttttttttttttttgtgggcaTGTGTGAAAGAGTTCAAGCAAAAAACAACGGGTTCAATTGAAGCCATAGTATCCATACTAGATCCGCCTCTAATTACAAAAGAACTTACTAGTAACCCCACAATTTTCCAATTGAGATCGTATCATTTCCCACCAAATACAATCTTGCATGAAAATTTCAATCTGTCCAAGTTTAAACTTGGTGGACAAAGTTACCCGAAACTTATGCGGGTGGAAGTTCAAAAGTACCCCATGAAATTAAATTAGTGAAGGTGCATGCCCAAACACCACTGTCATTCACAAAAttcaatataaaatttattatttcCCAAAAAAGATATTCATGCATGCATCAACCAAAACAGTAAAAAGACGGGACTGAAATTATTTAATACAGCAAAATTTCATGTTGATAAAAATAATACATAAAATAGCAACAAATTAATTCTGTATCAATTGATAGAGGGAAAAAGAAGGCATACCCGCCACAGCCGTTGCCGCACTTGCAGCCAGATCCACAACCACAGTTTCCTCCACAGCAAGACATTTTCTTTGTTGTGAATTGAAAGTGTTTGATAAGAAATATGCAAATTCAAGAAAACAAGTGTTTTTTTTTAATGATGTAGAACGAGTATTGAGGAGTGTCCATTTATAGAACAACGGAGGAGAGGGAAGAGGTGACATCAACCGTACACGTGGCAAGATCGTGAAGGAATATCTAATCCTTGTAAGGCGGTCCATTCATGATCTTAATTACTTCCACGTATCTGTCGTTTTCTATCCTCCTAAATCTGTTCCCTATTCTCAATCAGGAGAAGCTGGTATTTTCTAGAAATGTACGTCCTCCTCTGAGGTGTCATTTCGTTCTAAATTAATTATGCCAAGGAAGATTAAATATAATAATTTCGGTATTAGAAgaatttaaataaagtaatattaTTTAGACGCTTTCAACTTGTTTGAGGTTGGGATATTAATTGTTGTAATTCCAATCAAGTACAGATAAATCACTTGAATCAGTTTTTCTTAATCGCTCTAATCAAACGATCTTACCTCTATGCCCTTTTAAGAGTAGGGGTAAGTTTGCTCTAATCAAACGATCTTTAAAGGGTCGTTTGGTATAATGTATTAGGAAAAATAATACGTGTattagttttgatattattaatTCTTTGTTTGGTAGTGTTTTCAACCTATATATAACTATATTTATATTAATTATGcatatatttaataatatttttatacataGCAAACCATGAcattatcaatatcataatttttaatatatagaTAGGCATCTATAACGATAAAATTACCCTTGCAAAATCTTTTccaaatccttccaaataatgTATACgtatttttgtaaacaaaatattttttaaaaaaaatagtgtacaatgcatattatttt of Nicotiana tomentosiformis chromosome 7, ASM39032v3, whole genome shotgun sequence contains these proteins:
- the LOC104101048 gene encoding metallothionein-like protein type 2 encodes the protein MSCCGGNCGCGSGCKCGNGCGGCKMYPDLSYNESTTTETLVLGVGPEKTSFGTMEMGESPAAENGCKCGSDCKCNPCTCSK